The Periplaneta americana isolate PAMFEO1 chromosome 2, P.americana_PAMFEO1_priV1, whole genome shotgun sequence genome has a window encoding:
- the LOC138695229 gene encoding uncharacterized protein has protein sequence MWLAFSLAVNTVFQTYDTSYLVDPGLQRQISSMDDILESGLECSIHPSIVPYLETHPRHSMAAILRRHTDCRDIAHCAQRVAQDGDVATVVSDVTAKYLNTYSTLDSDGKPLLYTLDAEAIVFNYFTIYLPRGSFLLDRISHLIRVSQESGLIPHFWTDILAQSRIKKARMRISSPLDYLTLCMSHLQAAFVLLLVGFSLSLVAFVAEILYYRPRKIRRKVELY, from the coding sequence ATGTGGTTGGCTTTCTCCCTGGCGGTGAACACAGTCTTCCAAACCTACGACACGAGCTACCTCGTGGATCCCGGCTTGCAGAGGCAGATCAGCAGCATGGACGACATCTTGGAGTCGGGGTTGGAATGCAGCATCCACCCCAGCATCGTGCCTTACTTGGAGACCCACCCCCGACACAGCATGGCCGCAATCCTACGCCGCCACACAGACTGCCGGGACATTGCCCACTGCGCACAACGGGTCGCGCAGGACGGTGACGTCGCTACTGTAGTGTCGGACGTGACTGCCAAGTACCTCAACACCTACAGCACGCTGGACTCGGACGGGAAGCCTCTGCTGTACACACTGGATGCAGAAGCGATCGTCTTCAACTACTTCACCATCTATCTGCCACGCGGCAGCTTCTTGTTGGATCGTATCAGTCATCTGATACGTGTGTCGCAAGAATCAGGACTGATACCGCATTTCTGGACTGATATACTCGCGCAGTCCAGGATCAAAAAGGCACGCATGCGCATTTCTTCTCCTTTAGACTATTTGACGCTCTGTATGTCACATCTGCAAGCTGCATTCGTCTTACTTCTCGTTGGATTTTCTCTGTCGCTTGTGGCGTTTGTGGCAGAAATTTTGTACTACAGACCTCGAAAAATACGGCGCAAGGTGGAACTTTATTAA